One part of the Aspergillus fumigatus Af293 chromosome 7, whole genome shotgun sequence genome encodes these proteins:
- a CDS encoding CocE/NonD family hydrolase, translating into MPNPVREDITTRDDTSFPYIFEQNVTIQLKDGSGLVRCNVYRPKALERAPVLVTYGPYGKDIHYRDFHPKSFSEVNPEHRSEHSAWETPDPGFWTKHGYAIVRADERGTGQSRGKLDTMSRETSEAFFDVIEWAAEQPWSTGKIGLLGISYYAGSQWRVAARQPKGLACIIPWEGMSDYYRDRCRHGGILSNSFIKFWWDRQVVSNQYGRPGRAARNWGPDTIEGDLPEEELVANRQDQTIDNAENYFRDDIYYASKEYTPSDIQVPLLSVANWGGILLHLRGNVEGYTQAGSELKYLRFITGRHDLPFYYAEEVEIQRSFLDAFLRGEDRVGWSNGTAPKVDLVLRKGDVGFDNAEAEKQFPRRVENEWPIARTQYTKYYLTSDRQLVTEPRQERPGKITYRALGTLDNPQLVQFTTAPFEQETEITGHIVAHLNVSMSPEPGAPTPRDIDLFVTLRYISPEGKEVFYTGTAGDPVPLCKGWLRVSMRKVNKEHRRHRSYLPHRDYYSTDALPVIPGEVYGVDVEVWPTNVVVEKGGRIVFEVSSGDTQGCGIFQHNSPTDRAPEKFQGQNHINFGHGENYVVLPIIPPKT; encoded by the exons ATGCCGAATCCAGTGCGTGAAGACATCACCACGAGGGATGATACTTCGTTCCCCTACATCTTTGAACAGAATGTCACCATCCAGTTAAAGGATGGCTCCGGTCTAGTGCGCTGCAATGTCTATCGTCCCAAAGCCCTCGAGCGGGCTCCCGTTCTGGTCACATATGGGCCGTACGGCAAGGACATTCATTACCGCGA TTTCCACCCCAAGTCATTCAGCGAAGTCAACCCGGAGCACCGCTCGGAGCATTCCGCGTGGGAGACGCCCGACCCCGGTTTCTGGACCAAGCACGGCTATGCGATTGTTCGGGCGGACGAGAGAGGCACAGGTCAATCACGGGGCAAGCTGGACACCATGTCGCGCGAAACCAGCGAGGCTTTTTTCGACGTCATCGAGTGGGCAGCGGAACAGCCATGGTCGACCGGCAAGATTGGGCTGCTGGGTATCAGCTACTACGCGGGTAGCCAGTGGAGAGTCGCCGCGCGCCAGCCCAAGGGCCTCGCCTGCATTATCCCCTGGGAGGGCATGTCGGACTACTACCGGGACCGTTGCCGCCATGGAGGCATTCTGAGTAACTCCTTTATCAAATTCTGGTGGGACCGGCAGGTTGTTAGCAACCAGTACGGTCGCCCCGGCCGCGCAGCGCGGAACTGGGGCCCTGATACTATTGAAGGCGACCTTccggaggaggaactggTGGCCAACCGACAAGACCAAACAATCGACAACGCGGAGAATTACTTCCGCGATGATATCTACTACGCGTCCAAGGAATACACCCCGTCCGACATCCAGGTGCCGTTGCTCTCCGTGGCAAACTGGGGTGGTATTCTTCTGCATCTACGGGGAAATGTGGAGGGCTATACGCAGGCGGGCAGCGAGCTCAAGTACTTGCGCTTCATCACCGGTCGACATGACCTCCCCTTTTACTACGCGGAAGAAGTCGAGATTCAACGGAGCTTCCTCGATGCGTTCCTCAGGGGGGAGGATCGTGTCGGCTGGAGCAACGGAACGGCGCCCAAGGTTGACCTTGTTCTACGCAAGGGCGACGTCGGATTCGACAACGCGGAAGCCGAGAAACAGTTTCCTCGTCGCGTGGAGAATGAATGGCCCATTGCCCGGACGCAGTACACCAAGTACTATCTGACGTCTGACCGTCAACTAGTCACCGAGCCCCGACAGGAACGACCGGGGAAAATCACCTACCGCGCTCTGGGAACCTTGGACAACCCCCAGCTGGTGCAATTCACCACGGCGCCGTTTGAGCAGGAGACAGAGATCACCGGACATATCGTCGCGCATTTGAATGTGTCCATGAGCCCGGAGCCGGGCGCACCGACACCGCGGGACATTGATCTGTTCGTGACCCTGCGGTACATCTCCccggagggcaaggaggtcTTCTACACCGGCACGGCAGGCGACCCGGTACCTCTCTGCAAGGGATGGCTGCGGGTCAGCATGCGAAAGGTGAACAAGGAGCATCGCCGTCATCGAAGCTATCTGCCCCATCGCGACTACTACTCCACCGATGCGCTGCCGGTGATTCCGGGCGAGGTGTACGGCGTTGATGTCGAGGTGTGGCCCACGAATGTGGTCGTGGAGAAAGGAGGCAGGATAGTTTTTGAGGTTTCGTCTGGGGACACCCAGGGCTGTGGGATTTTCCAGCATAACTCCCCGACTGACCG CGCACCGGAGAAATTCCAGGGTCAGAACCATATCAACTTTGGACATGGCGAGAACTATGTGGTCCTGCCCATCATTCCCCCGAAGACATAG
- a CDS encoding cupin domain-containing protein, protein MSSKPKNIRPLQRYITTHDASGKAIFSSALSEEMPVTTMADGADFSLAYTSSHFPAKLNNDDDIPEYANYLSSPPGIVISTGTVCRIVDMQPGATSPMHRTVSLDYGVVLEGEVELVLDSGETRLMKRGDVSVQRGTNHAWRNTSQTEWARMLYVLVPAEAIEIGGKKLGEEVGEIGVRPST, encoded by the coding sequence ATGTCCTCCAAACCCAAGAACATTCGCCCCCTTCAACGCTATATCACCACTCACGATGCCTCCGGCaaggccatcttctccagcgccCTGTCCGAGGAAATGCCCGTGACCACCATGGCGGATGGCGCCGACTTCTCGCTCGCGTACACCTCCTCGCACTTCCCCGCCAAACTCAACAACGACGACGATATCCCCGAGTATGCGAACTATCTCTCGAGCCCGCCGGGCATCGTGATCAGTACGGGCACCGTGTGCCGGATCGTGGATATGCAGCCTGGGGCGACGAGCCCGATGCACCGCACCGTGAGCCTTGACTATGGGGTTGTGCTGGAGGGGGAGGTCGAGCTGGTCCTGGACTCCGGGGAGACCAGGCTGATGAAGCGGGGGGATGTGAGTGTGCAGCGGGGAACGAACCATGCGTGGAGGAATACGAGTCAGACAGAGTGGGCGCGGATGCTGTATGTACTTGTGCCGGCAGAGGCCATCGAGATTGGGGGGAAGAagctgggggaggaggtagGGGAGATAGGGGTGAGGCCTAGTACTTga